One genomic window of Salvia miltiorrhiza cultivar Shanhuang (shh) chromosome 4, IMPLAD_Smil_shh, whole genome shotgun sequence includes the following:
- the LOC131021735 gene encoding cytochrome P450 71AU50-like yields the protein MMAWIWAVLSAILLVYLLQQLLGPNRLPPGPIGLPILGHFHLVGKNPHVDLCRLARKHGPIMGLRLGFVRAVVVSSPAAAELVLKTHDLVFASRPRSDASCRMSYDQRNLAFAPYGPYWRNMRKLCTLQLLSASKMKQFEPMRKAEVGLLVASLKQSRDTVDLRARISAVNGDMNCLMILGRKYSDSDLDEQDGFKALFSEALEITAQFNLADYFPYIGGLDLHGLNRRMKRLSNVFDGFLEKIMEDHLQKKQQSHDFVDTMMAIMDSGEAGFEFDRTHIKAVLLDLLIAGMDTSATATEWTMSELLRHPTVMKKLQEELESMVGLESMVEESHLDKLEYLECVVKETMRLHPVAPLLIPHESMEDCELQGFHIPKKSRVMVNVWAIGRDPDVWANPDSFTPERFVGSDIDMRGRHFELIPFSSGRRGCPGMQLGSALVKLLVAQLVHCFHWELPNGMKPHDIDMSEHFGLVTARAKRLMAVPTYRLHI from the exons ATGATGGCTTGGATATGGGCGGTTTTATCAGCGATCCTACTTGTTTATCTCCTCCAACAACTACTCGGCCCGAACAGACTGCCTCCCGGCCCGATAGGGCTTCCCATACTAGGCCATTTCCACCTGGTGGGCAAGAATCCTCACGTAGATCTGTGCCGTCTAGCCCGAAAACATGGCCCCATCATGGGCCTTCGCTTGGGCTTCGTGCGCGCAGTGGTGGTGTCGTCTCCCGCAGCCGCCGAGCTCGTTCTCAAGACCCACGACCTCGTCTTCGCCAGCAGGCCTCGCAGCGATGCGTCCTGCCGGATGAGCTACGACCAGAGGAATCTGGCTTTCGCGCCCTACGGCCCGTACTGGCGCAACATGCGTAAACTCTGCACCTTGCAGCTGCTCAGCGCTTCCAAGATGAAGCAATTCGAGCCCATGAGAAAGGCCGAGGTCGGGCTGCTGGTTGCGTCGCTCAAGCAGAGCAGGGACACCGTGGATCTCAGAGCCAGAATCTCCGCCGTCAACGGTGATATGAATTGCTTGATGATTCTCGGGAGGAAGTATTCCGACAGCGATCTCGACGAGCAGGATGGGTTCAAAGCTCTGTTCAGCGAGGCGCTCGAGATCACCGCGCAGTTCAATCTCGCAGACTATTTCCCCTACATTGGGGGACTTGATCTCCATGGCCTGAATCGCAGAATGAAGCGGTTGAGCAACGTGTTTGATGGATTCTTGGAGAAGATCATGGAAGATCACCTTCAGAAGAAGCAGCAGAGCCACGACTTTGTTGATACCATGATGGCGATCATGGACTCCGGGGAAGCTGGATTCGAATTCGACCGTACCCACATCAAGGCCGTGCTCCTG GATTTACTGATAGCAGGAATGGATACCTCTGCAACTGCAACGGAGTGGACAATGTCAGAACTATTGCGGCATCCCACCGTAATGAAGAAACTCCAGGAAGAATTGGAATCAATGGTGGGATTGGAATCCATGGTTGAAGAATCGCATCTGGACAAACTCGAATACTTGGAGTGTGTGGTGAAGGAAACGATGCGCCTCCATCCCGTGGCGCCCCTCTTAATCCCTCACGAATCCATGGAAGACTGTGAGCTGCAAGGTTTCCACATACCCAAAAAATCAAGAGTGATGGTGAACGTGTGGGCTATCGGGAGGGATCCCGATGTTTGGGCTAACCCCGACTCTTTTACGCCGGAGAGGTTCGTTGGTAGCGATATAGACATGAGGGGCCGGCATTTCGAGCTTATACCATTTAGCTCGGGCAGGCGAGGATGCCCCGGGATGCAACTAGGCTCGGCGCTGGTCAAACTGCTGGTGGCGCAATTGGTGCATTGCTTTCATTGGGAGCTTCCAAATGGTATGAAGCCTCACGACATAGATATGTCTGAGCACTTTGGTTTGGTTACTGCTAGAGCTAAGCGTCTCATGGCGGTTCCTACTTATCGACTACACATTTGA
- the LOC131021736 gene encoding protein ACTIVITY OF BC1 COMPLEX KINASE 8, chloroplastic-like encodes MASLSTSVTVLREPVFLSPQNPSKILKVSPSRIHSFEPRCSIKISGTRIRAVRREESTVLDERDRELKSRLNGNVNGNGSGNYAYSNGSVGSYANGSAKIQQENGNLVKYVNGNSNGNAATKRGVEAVKADEVISEKKKKTVEQIGQEDAWFKQKGQDRVEVSVAPGGRWNRFKTYSTIQRTLEIWGFVVSFIFKAWLSNQKFSYRGGMTEEKKSQRRKVLAKWLKENILRLGPTFIKIGQQFSTRVDILPQEYVDQLSELQDQVPPFPSKTAVSIVEEELGSPVDNIFDRFDREPIAAASLGQVHRAKLKGQEVVIKVQRPGLKDLFDIDLKNLRVIAEYLQKIDPKSDGAKRDWVAIYDECASVLYQEIDYTKEAANAEKFADNFKNMDYVKVPSIYWEYTTPQVLVMEYVPGIKINRIQALDQLGVDRKRLSRYTVESYLEQILSHGFFHADPHPGNIAVDDVNGGRLIFYDFGMMGSISPNIREGLLEVFYGVYEKDADKVLQAMFQMGVLVPTGDLTAVRRTAKFFLNSFEERLAAQRREREATTVELGFKKPLTKEEKIEKKKQRLAAIGEDLLAIAADQPFRFPATFTFVVRSFSVLDGIGKGLDPRFDITEIAKPYALELLRFREAGIEVIIKDLRKRWDRQARAFYNLFRQADRVEKLAEVIQRLEQGDLKLRVRALESERAFQRVATVQDTIGSVVAAGSLINLATILYVNSIHMPATIAYVLCAFFGLKVLIGIVKVKKFDQRERLITGTA; translated from the exons ATGGCTTCTTTATCAACAAGTGTCACAGTTTTGCGCGAGCCCGTCTTTCTTTCTCCTCAAAACCCCTCTAAAATTCTCAAGGTTTCTCCTTCTAGAATCCATAGCTTTGAACCTCGATGCAGTATCAAAATTTCAGGAACTAGAATTAGGGCTGTTAGGAGAGAGGAAAGTACTGTCCTTGATGAGAGAGACAGAGAATTGAAGAGTAGGCTAAATGGTAATGTGAATGGGAATGGTAGTGGGAACTATGCCTACAGTAATGGTTCAGTTGGGAGTTATGCTAATGGAAGTGCGAAAATTCAGCAAGAAAATGGGAATTTGGTGAAGTATGTAAATGGAAATTCAAATGGGAATGCGGCTACTAAAAGAGGTGTGGAAGCAGTGAAAGCGGATGAGGTGATTagtgaaaagaagaagaagactgTTGAACAGATTGGGCAAGAGGATGCTTGGTTTAAGCAAAAAGGACAAGACCGAGTTGAG GTCTCTGTTGCCCCTGGTGGCCGATGGAACAGATTTAAAACTTACTCGACAATTCAAAGGACTTTGGAAATATGGGGATTTGTTGTTAGTTTTATATTCAAGGCTTGGTTAAGCAATCAAAAGTTCTCATACAGAG GAGGAATGACGGAGGAAAAGAAATCTCAGAGGCGGAAGGTACTGGCCAAGTGGttaaaggaaaatattttgagACTGGGTCCTACTTTCATCAAAATTGGTCAGCAGTTCTCTACAAGAGTAGACATACTTCCTCAAGAATATGTTGATCAATTGTCAGAGCTCCAG GATCAAGTTCCTCCTTTTCCATCAAAAACTGCTGTATCCATAGTGGAGGAAGAGCTTGGATCTCCAGTGGATAATATATTTGACAGATTTGACCGAGAGCCAATTGCTGCAGCAAGTCTTG GTCAGGTCCACCGAGCAAAATTGAAGGGACAGGAAGTTGTTATTAAAGTACAAAGACCTGGGTTGAAGGATCTTTTTGACATAGACCTTAAGAATTTGAGG GTGATAGCCGAATATCTCCAGAAGATAGATCCAAAATCAGATGGTGCAAAAAGGGACTGGGTCGCCATTTATGATGAATGCGCAAGTGTCTTATACCAG GAGATTGACTACACTAAAGAAGCTGCTAATGCAGAGAAGTTTGCAGATAATTTTAAAAACATGGATTATGTGAAAGTTCCATCTATATATTGGGAGTACACAACCCCACAG GTTCTAGTTATGGAGTATGTTCCGGGGATCAAAATAAACCGGATACAAGCTCTCGATCAGTTGGGTGTTGACCGCAAGAG ATTAAGTCGATATACTGTCGAGTCTTACCTGGAGCAGATATTATCTCATGGCTTCTTCCATGCTGACCCA CATCCCGGAAATATTGCTGTGGATGATGTTAATGGTGGAAGATTGATCTTCTATGACTTTGGGATGATGGGAAG TATAAGTCCTAACATCAGAGAAGGGTTGCTAGAAGTATTTTATGGAGTTTACGAGAAAGATGCTGATAAG GTTCTTCAAGCAATGTTTCAAATGGGTGTTCTGGTACCAACTGGAGATTTGACTGCTGTCAGACGAACTGCAAAGTTCTTCCTTAACAG CTTTGAAGAGCGCCTCGCAGCacaaagaagagagagagaagcgaCAACAGTGGAGCTTGGATTCAAGAAGCCATTGACTAAGGAGGAAAAGATCGAGAAAAAGAAACAACGTCTTGCTGCAATTG GTGAAGATTTGTTGGCCATTGCAGCAGATCAACCCTTCCGCTTTCCGGCCACTTTTACTTTTGTTGTTAGATCCTTTTCGG TGTTGGATGGTATTGGGAAGGGACTCGATCCTCGATTTGACATCACTGAGATTGCTAAACC CTATGCTCTGGAATTGTTAAGGTTCCGTGAAGCTGGCATTGAAGTTATTATAAAG GACTTGAGGAAAAGATGGGATAGACAAGCTCGTGCATTTTACAATCTATTTAGGCAGGCTGATAGAGTTGAAAAGCTGGCCGAAGTTATACAACGATTG GAGCAAGGCGATTTAAAGCTACGCGTACGAGCTTTGGAATCTGAGAGAGCCTTCCAACGTGTTGCAACTGTTCAAGACACAATTGGGAGT GTTGTTGCTGCTGGAAGTCTGATCAATTTGGCTACAATTTTATATGTGAACTCCATCCAT ATGCCTGCTACAATTGCATATGTCCTTTGTGCATTCTTCGGGTTGAAGGTTTTAATCGGCATTGTGAAGGTTAAGAAATTTGACCAAAGAGAGAGGCTAATCACTGGTACTGCTTAA
- the LOC131021737 gene encoding cytochrome P450 71AU50-like, producing the protein MELGWFWLTVMVVVAGSLVSLARRKKMKRLPPGPKGVPILGHLHMLGKNPHQDLHRIAKDHGPIMYMQFGFVPNIVVSSPEAAELFLKTHDLVFASRPPHQAAKYISWDQRNLSFGAYGPYWRNMRKLCTLELLSTLKINSFQPMRREELGLFVESLKGAARERVAVDLSDKVASLTAEMSCRMVFGKKYDDQDIDERGFKKVIQEGMKLAAVPNLGDYFPFLGVLDLQGLTRKMKALAKVFDDFFEKVIEDHVGAGDHGETKDIVDTMMSIMQSGECEFQFDRRHVKAIMLDMLAASMDTAAASVDWILSELLRNPAVMEKVKKELEQVVGLKRMVEESDLDRLEYLNMVVKETYRLHPVAPLLIPHYAREESTVDGYNIPKESRIIVNTYAIGRDPNAWTDPEKFLPERFVGSDIDVRGQHFQLLPFGSGRRGCPGIQLGLIQVRLIVSQLVHCFDWQLPNDMPPKELNMDEDFSLVVTRANPLMAIPSFRLQN; encoded by the exons ATGGAACTCGGTTGGTTTTGGCTTACAGTAATGGTGGTAGTAGCTGGCTCATTGGTTTCTTTGGCAAggaggaagaagatgaagagaCTGCCTCCAGGTCCAAAAGGGGTCCCTATTCTGGGTCATCTGCACATGCTGGGGAAGAATCCTCACCAAGATCTGCACAGGATCGCCAAAGATCACGGCCCGATTATGTACATGCAATTCGGGTTCGTTCCAAACATCGTCGTTTCATCTCCTGAGGCAGCTGAGCTATTCCTGAAGACGCATGACCTTGTATTTGCCAGCAGACCACCTCATCAGGCTGCCAAGTACATCTCATGGGACCAGAGGAACCTCTCCTTTGGGGCGTACGGTCCATACTGGCGGAACATGCGCAAGTTATGCACCTTGGAGCTGCTCAGCACCCTCAAGATCAATTCTTTCCAGCCTATGAGAAGGGAAGAGCTTGGCCTTTTTGTTGAATCCCTCAAGGGAGCAGCTAGGGAACGTGTTGCTGTCGATCTTAGTGACAAGGTCGCATCCCTCACCGCAGAGATGAGCTGCAGAATGGTGTTTGGTAAGAAATATGATGACCAAGACATAGATGAGAGAGGCTTCAAGAAAGTGATCCAGGAAGGGATGAAACTAGCAGCAGTTCCTAATTTGGGTGATTACTTTCCTTTCCTTGGAGTCTTGGATCTCCAAGGGCTCACAAGGAAGATGAAGGCACTCGCAAaagtttttgatgatttttttgagAAAGTTATAGAAGACCATGTTGGAGCAGGGGATCATGGGGAGACAAAAGACATTGTTGATACCATGATGTCCATAATGCAAAGTGGAGAGTGTGAATTTCAGTTCGATCGCCGTCACGTCAAGGCCATTATGCTG GATATGCTCGCAGCTTCAATGGACACAGCAGCAGCATCAGTTGATTGGATACTCTCAGAACTGTTGAGAAATCCAGCAGTTATGGAGAAAGTAAAGAAAGAGTTGGAACAAGTAGTGGGACTGAAGAGGATGGTTGAGGAGTCTGACCTGGACCGACTCGAATATCTCAACATGGTTGTGAAGGAAACCTACAGGCTGCATCCAGTGGCTCCATTGTTGATTCCTCACTATGCTAGGGAAGAAAGCACCGTTGATGGCTACAACATACCAAAAGAATCAAGAATAATCGTCAACACATATGCAATTGGGCGCGATCCAAATGCATGGACTGATCCGGAGAAGTTCCTTCCGGAGAGGTTCGTTGGCAGTGACATTGATGTTAGGGGACAACATTTCCAGCTCCTCCCTTTTGGCTCCGGGAGGAGAGGTTGCCCCGGAATCCAACTGGGGCTCATCCAAGTTCGACTCATCGTATCACAATTAGTTCACTGCTTCGATTGGCAGCTGCCAAATGATATGCCGCCAAAGGAGCTGAACATGGATGAGGACTTTAGCCTTGTTGTTACAAGGGCCAATCCTCTCATGGCAATCCCTTCCTTTCGGTTGCAGAACTAG
- the LOC131021738 gene encoding alanine--glyoxylate aminotransferase 2 homolog 1, mitochondrial-like isoform X2 has translation MGMERKLFSGARRWLCTSNVGLQRSSSAASPPLLPPFDYDPKPYDGPRADEVMEKRKRYLGPSLFHYYHNPLNIVEGKMQYLYDENGRRYLDAFAGIVTVSCGHCHPDILNAIVEQSKLLQHTTTIYLHHAIADFAEALASKMPGNLKVVYFVNSGTEANELAMLMARLYSRNLGMIALRNAYHGGSSNTIGLTALNTWKYPIPQGEIHHVLNPNPYRGIFGPDAKRYAEDVQDHIDHGTSGKVAGFIAETIQGVGGAVELAPGYLKLVYDIVRKAGGVCIADEVQTGFGRTGSHYWGFETQGVVPDIVTMAKGIGNGLPLGAVVTTPEIASVLSQKIQFNTFGGNPVCSAGGLAVLRVLEKEKRQQHCAEVGSHMIGRLRDLQKKHDIIGDVRGSGLMVGIELVTDRKQKTPAKAETAVLFESLRELGVLVGKGGLHGNVFRIKPPMCFGKDDADFLVDALDYAMSKL, from the exons ATGGGGATGGAAAGGAAGCTTTTTAGTGGGGCACGGCGGTGGCTTTGCACCTCTAATGTGGGACTGCAGCGCAGCTCCTCCGCCGCCTCTCCGCCGCTTCTGCCGCCTTTCGACTACGATCCGAAGCCGTATGACGGCCCTCGGGCTGATGAGGTTATGGAGAAGCGCAAGAGATATTTGGGCCCCTCACTTTTTCACTACTATCACAACCCC CTGAATATAGTTGAAGGGAAAATGCAGTACTTGTACGATGAAAATGGAAGGCGCTATCTTGATGCATTTGCAGGAATCGTGACCGTCTCTTGTGGCCATTGCCATCCCGACATCCTCAATGCAATCGTGGAACAGAGCAAACTTCTTCAACACACCACCACTATATACCTACACCATGCCATAGCTGATTTCGCGGAGGCTCTAGCATCCAAAATGCCCGGAAATCTGAAG GTTGTGTATTTTGTAAATTCAGGGACTGAAGCCAACGAGCTTGCTATGTTGATGGCTCGACTGTACAGCAGAAACCTTGGCATGATTGCTTTGAGGAATGCATATCATGGTGGAAGTTCTAATACAATAGGATTGACAGCTCTCAACACATGGAAGTACCCCATTCCTCAG GGTGAGATTCATCATGTTCTGAACCCAAATCCATATCGCGGAATTTTTGGCCCTGATGCCAAGCGCTATGCTGAAGATGTACAGGACCACATTGATCACGGAACATCAGGAAAAGTCGCTGGGTTCATTGCAGAGACAATTCAG GGAGTTGGTGGAGCAGTCGAGTTAGCCCCTGGATACTTGAAATTGGTTTATGACATTGTTCGTAAAGCTGGTGGCGTATGCATTGCGGATGAGGTGCAAACTGGCTTTGGTCGGACAGGAAGCCATTATTGGGGTTTTGAGACGCAGGGAGTCGTTCCTGATATAGTTACAATGGCTAAG gGTATAGGCAATGGTTTGCCACTTGGAGCAGTGGTAACAACACCCGAAATAGCCAGTGTATTGTCTCAGAAAATACAGTTTAATACATTTGGGGGCAACCCGGTCTGCTCGGCTGGTGGACTTGCAGTGCTTCGAGTTCTTGAAAAGGAGAAACGGCAGCAGCATTGCGCGGAGGTTGGGTCTCACATGATTGGGCGCCTTAGAGATCTTCAAAAAAAGCATGACA TAATTGGGGACGTGAGAGGGAGCGGCTTAATGGTAGGGATAGAACTCGTGACTGACCGGAAACAGAAGACACCCGCCAAGGCAGAGACTGCAGTTCTATTTGAAAGCCTCAGAG AACTCGGCGTGTTGGTCGGGAAAGGCGGGCTTCATGGGAATGTTTTCAGAATAAAACCACCAATGTGTTTTGGCAAAGATGATGCAG ATTTTCTGGTTGATGCACTGGACTATGCCATGTCCAAGCTCTGA
- the LOC131021738 gene encoding alanine--glyoxylate aminotransferase 2 homolog 1, mitochondrial-like isoform X1: MGMERKLFSGARRWLCTSNVGLQRSSSAASPPLLPPFDYDPKPYDGPRADEVMEKRKRYLGPSLFHYYHNPLNIVEGKMQYLYDENGRRYLDAFAGIVTVSCGHCHPDILNAIVEQSKLLQHTTTIYLHHAIADFAEALASKMPGNLKVVYFVNSGTEANELAMLMARLYSRNLGMIALRNAYHGGSSNTIGLTALNTWKYPIPQGEIHHVLNPNPYRGIFGPDAKRYAEDVQDHIDHGTSGKVAGFIAETIQGVGGAVELAPGYLKLVYDIVRKAGGVCIADEVQTGFGRTGSHYWGFETQGVVPDIVTMAKGIGNGLPLGAVVTTPEIASVLSQKIQFNTFGGNPVCSAGGLAVLRVLEKEKRQQHCAEVGSHMIGRLRDLQKKHDIIGDVRGSGLMVGIELVTDRKQKTPAKAETAVLFESLRELGVLVGKGGLHGNVFRIKPPMCFGKDDAGWLHFLSLFILSLSLSLYLSCSTT, translated from the exons ATGGGGATGGAAAGGAAGCTTTTTAGTGGGGCACGGCGGTGGCTTTGCACCTCTAATGTGGGACTGCAGCGCAGCTCCTCCGCCGCCTCTCCGCCGCTTCTGCCGCCTTTCGACTACGATCCGAAGCCGTATGACGGCCCTCGGGCTGATGAGGTTATGGAGAAGCGCAAGAGATATTTGGGCCCCTCACTTTTTCACTACTATCACAACCCC CTGAATATAGTTGAAGGGAAAATGCAGTACTTGTACGATGAAAATGGAAGGCGCTATCTTGATGCATTTGCAGGAATCGTGACCGTCTCTTGTGGCCATTGCCATCCCGACATCCTCAATGCAATCGTGGAACAGAGCAAACTTCTTCAACACACCACCACTATATACCTACACCATGCCATAGCTGATTTCGCGGAGGCTCTAGCATCCAAAATGCCCGGAAATCTGAAG GTTGTGTATTTTGTAAATTCAGGGACTGAAGCCAACGAGCTTGCTATGTTGATGGCTCGACTGTACAGCAGAAACCTTGGCATGATTGCTTTGAGGAATGCATATCATGGTGGAAGTTCTAATACAATAGGATTGACAGCTCTCAACACATGGAAGTACCCCATTCCTCAG GGTGAGATTCATCATGTTCTGAACCCAAATCCATATCGCGGAATTTTTGGCCCTGATGCCAAGCGCTATGCTGAAGATGTACAGGACCACATTGATCACGGAACATCAGGAAAAGTCGCTGGGTTCATTGCAGAGACAATTCAG GGAGTTGGTGGAGCAGTCGAGTTAGCCCCTGGATACTTGAAATTGGTTTATGACATTGTTCGTAAAGCTGGTGGCGTATGCATTGCGGATGAGGTGCAAACTGGCTTTGGTCGGACAGGAAGCCATTATTGGGGTTTTGAGACGCAGGGAGTCGTTCCTGATATAGTTACAATGGCTAAG gGTATAGGCAATGGTTTGCCACTTGGAGCAGTGGTAACAACACCCGAAATAGCCAGTGTATTGTCTCAGAAAATACAGTTTAATACATTTGGGGGCAACCCGGTCTGCTCGGCTGGTGGACTTGCAGTGCTTCGAGTTCTTGAAAAGGAGAAACGGCAGCAGCATTGCGCGGAGGTTGGGTCTCACATGATTGGGCGCCTTAGAGATCTTCAAAAAAAGCATGACA TAATTGGGGACGTGAGAGGGAGCGGCTTAATGGTAGGGATAGAACTCGTGACTGACCGGAAACAGAAGACACCCGCCAAGGCAGAGACTGCAGTTCTATTTGAAAGCCTCAGAG AACTCGGCGTGTTGGTCGGGAAAGGCGGGCTTCATGGGAATGTTTTCAGAATAAAACCACCAATGTGTTTTGGCAAAGATGATGCAGGTTGGCTACACTTCCTCTCTTTAtttatcctctctctctctctctctctctatttgaGTTGCTCGACTACTTGA